The DNA segment GAAGCACTGGAGGAGCTGCGCGCGGGGCCGCGCCCTGATCTGCTGCTCATCGACTTGAACATGCCGCGGATGAGCGGCCGCGATCTGCTCGAATCGGTGAAGCGCGACGACGCGTTGAGTTCCATCCCCGCCATCATCGTCTCCACGTCGGATGACATGAGCGACATCGCAGATTGCTATCACCTTCGCGCCAACGCGTACGTGACCAAGCCGGATACCGCGGCGGGGTATCGCGATCTGGGGCAGAGTCTTATGAGCTTTTGGTTCGGGAGCGCCCGCCTGCCGCACTAGTCTCGCCCGTCCGCCGATCGTAAACGGTGGTCACAGCCCTTCCGCGCCTTTGGCATCTGCGCACCGACGCGCTACGCTACCCCCTTCGGTGTCGAAATCTCTTACGGCCAGCGTCGCCGGCGCATCTCGCGTCTGGGGCGTTTCATTAGGTAGCACCATGGGCGTCGTCGAAATCTTTCTCAAGCACGCACGGATGAAGACGGTGCCGAACCGCACCACGGTCATCCATGCTGGCGCGACGCCTGACGCGCTCTACTACGTGGTGAAAGGCACCGTGGAAGTGATGCT comes from the Pseudomonadota bacterium genome and includes:
- a CDS encoding response regulator; translation: MTGYVLVVDDDLMDRKLIDRALKQSGHDVRISSVRDGVEALEELRAGPRPDLLLIDLNMPRMSGRDLLESVKRDDALSSIPAIIVSTSDDMSDIADCYHLRANAYVTKPDTAAGYRDLGQSLMSFWFGSARLPH